Proteins encoded within one genomic window of Tabrizicola piscis:
- the hutI gene encoding imidazolonepropionase, with translation MLLTHATLATMIDGYGLIPHAAVALDGDRIAWAGPMADLPRAYAVTDALHCGGRLVTPGLIDCHSHAVHAGHRAAEFELRLNGASYEEVARAGGGILSTVTATRSASEDDLLASALRRIDQMIASGATTVEVKSGYGLTIKDELKMLRAARRIGDCRPVSVQTTHLAAHAIPPDYKGRATAYIAEIALPSLRAAHAEGLVDAVDAFCETIAFSVDDLRPLFAEARALGLPVKLHAEQLTDQQGAAFAASHGALSADHLEYLSPQGIAAMAAAGTVAVILPGAFYTLRETQAPPVAALRAAGVPMAVATDLNPGSSPMASLPLAMNMACTLFRLTPEEALLGTTVHAARALGLADRGRIAPGLRADLCIWDADHPAELGYRIGATPLHQRIFGGRLDA, from the coding sequence ATGCTGCTGACCCATGCGACCCTCGCCACCATGATCGACGGATACGGGCTGATCCCCCATGCCGCCGTGGCGCTGGACGGGGACCGTATTGCCTGGGCCGGACCGATGGCAGACCTGCCCCGCGCCTATGCCGTCACAGATGCGCTGCACTGCGGTGGCCGTCTGGTGACCCCCGGCCTGATCGACTGCCACAGCCATGCCGTCCACGCCGGACACCGCGCGGCCGAGTTTGAGCTGCGCCTGAACGGTGCCAGCTATGAGGAGGTTGCCCGCGCCGGGGGCGGCATCCTTTCGACCGTCACCGCCACCCGCTCCGCATCCGAAGATGACCTGCTGGCAAGCGCCCTGCGCCGCATTGACCAGATGATCGCCTCGGGTGCCACGACGGTTGAGGTGAAGTCCGGCTATGGCCTGACGATAAAGGACGAGCTGAAGATGCTGCGCGCCGCGCGTCGGATCGGCGATTGCCGCCCGGTGTCTGTGCAGACCACCCATCTTGCGGCCCATGCCATCCCGCCAGACTACAAAGGCCGCGCAACGGCTTACATCGCTGAGATCGCCCTGCCCTCGCTGCGCGCCGCCCATGCGGAAGGTCTGGTTGATGCCGTGGATGCCTTCTGCGAAACGATTGCCTTTTCGGTGGACGACCTGCGCCCCCTTTTTGCCGAGGCCCGCGCCCTTGGCCTGCCCGTCAAGCTGCATGCCGAGCAGTTGACCGATCAGCAAGGTGCCGCCTTTGCCGCAAGCCACGGCGCACTTTCGGCTGATCATCTGGAGTATCTGTCGCCCCAAGGCATCGCCGCGATGGCCGCTGCGGGCACCGTTGCCGTGATCCTGCCGGGGGCCTTCTACACCCTGCGCGAAACGCAAGCCCCCCCGGTCGCTGCCCTGCGCGCGGCGGGCGTGCCAATGGCGGTGGCAACCGACCTGAACCCCGGGTCGTCGCCCATGGCCTCGCTTCCCCTTGCGATGAACATGGCCTGCACCCTGTTCCGCCTGACGCCGGAAGAGGCGCTTTTGGGCACCACCGTCCATGCCGCCCGCGCGCTTGGGCTGGCCGACCGGGGCCGCATCGCGCCAGGGCTGCGCGCCGACCTGTGCATCTGGGACGCCGACCACCCGGCGGAACTTGGCTACCGGATCGGCGCAACGCCGCTTCACCAACGCATCTTCGGAGGCCGACTTGACGCCTGA
- a CDS encoding GntR family transcriptional regulator encodes MQGWEAIRAEVLRRIRAREWPPGGLIPGEEALSEEFGVARATVNRALTALAEAGVIERKKRAGTRVAELPVRRARLDIPVIRLDVLARGLAYRFDLLADRMAPAPVPVTARLGLPEGAPMRYLETLHLAGGRPYVLESRWLNPAVLPEPAPDFARESVNEWLVMHVSLVSGDIAFTAEPASAREAEVLGVAPGTALLVAERTTQGTDAPVTFVRLAHAPGHRVQMAF; translated from the coding sequence ATGCAGGGCTGGGAAGCCATCCGGGCCGAGGTTCTACGCCGCATCCGTGCGCGCGAATGGCCTCCCGGTGGGTTGATCCCGGGAGAGGAGGCCCTGTCGGAAGAATTCGGCGTCGCCCGCGCTACGGTCAATCGGGCGCTGACCGCCTTGGCCGAAGCCGGGGTGATCGAGCGGAAAAAGCGCGCCGGAACCCGGGTGGCGGAACTGCCGGTGCGCCGTGCGCGGCTGGACATTCCGGTGATCCGGCTGGACGTGCTGGCGCGCGGGCTGGCCTACCGGTTTGACCTTCTGGCCGACCGGATGGCCCCGGCCCCGGTGCCGGTGACCGCCCGGCTTGGACTGCCGGAAGGCGCTCCCATGCGCTATCTTGAAACGCTGCATCTGGCGGGGGGGCGGCCTTATGTTCTGGAAAGCCGCTGGCTCAACCCTGCCGTCCTGCCAGAGCCCGCGCCGGATTTCGCGCGGGAAAGCGTCAATGAATGGCTGGTCATGCATGTCAGCCTCGTGTCGGGCGACATTGCCTTCACTGCCGAACCCGCCTCTGCGCGAGAGGCCGAGGTGCTGGGTGTCGCACCGGGCACAGCGCTTCTGGTGGCCGAGCGCACGACACAAGGGACCGACGCGCCGGTCACCTTTGTCCGCCTGGCCCACGCTCCGGGACACAGGGTGCAGATGGCGTTCTAA
- a CDS encoding LysR family transcriptional regulator: MQIDLLDTFLDLAETRSFHRTAERLRITQSTVSARVSALEQAVGARLFDRSRAGTDLTPEGKRFEPHARALRHEWNEAKRRIQIPQGAAQLLRLGIQNDLAAVYLGDWVAEFRAALPETAFYIEPDYSNQMCADLLTGILDFAVMFSPKPHPDLHFNSVGDVTYCMVSTETARLAEVTPDRFIFAHFSPAFEEMHRQLTPDLATAAVSVGQSGSVVSLLMGMGGSGYVLEKTAAELIAGGRFMAVEDAPLLRQPVYAALHIRHRTQVLHRKLTQLVGRHFPD, encoded by the coding sequence ATGCAGATCGACCTTCTCGACACGTTCCTCGACCTTGCCGAAACCCGCAGCTTTCACCGTACGGCAGAACGGCTGAGGATCACCCAGTCAACCGTGTCGGCCCGCGTCTCGGCGCTGGAGCAGGCGGTGGGGGCGCGCCTGTTTGATCGGTCCCGCGCCGGCACCGACCTTACCCCCGAAGGCAAGCGGTTCGAACCCCATGCCCGCGCCCTGCGGCATGAGTGGAACGAGGCCAAGCGGCGAATCCAGATCCCGCAGGGGGCGGCACAGCTTTTGCGGCTTGGCATCCAGAATGACCTCGCCGCCGTCTATCTGGGCGACTGGGTGGCCGAATTCCGCGCCGCCCTGCCCGAAACCGCCTTCTATATCGAGCCGGATTACTCCAACCAGATGTGTGCCGACCTTTTGACCGGCATTCTTGACTTCGCGGTGATGTTCAGCCCGAAGCCCCACCCCGACCTGCATTTCAACTCGGTCGGTGACGTGACCTATTGCATGGTCTCGACCGAGACGGCCCGGCTGGCCGAAGTCACTCCTGACCGGTTCATCTTCGCCCATTTCTCGCCCGCCTTCGAAGAGATGCACCGCCAGCTGACGCCTGATTTGGCCACGGCGGCCGTGTCGGTCGGGCAGTCCGGGTCGGTCGTGTCCTTGCTGATGGGCATGGGCGGGTCGGGCTATGTGCTGGAAAAGACCGCGGCCGAGTTGATCGCGGGCGGCAGGTTCATGGCGGTGGAGGACGCCCCTCTCCTGCGCCAGCCGGTCTACGCGGCCCTGCACATCCGGCACCGGACACAAGTGCTGCACCGCAAGCTGACGCAGCTGGTCGGGCGGCATTTCCCGGACTGA
- a CDS encoding formimidoylglutamate deiminase: MILHAKTALLPDGWAKDVRIRIEGGRIAAVETGVAVPDGAYGCLLPAPVNLHSHTFQRAMAGMTEGRTAGQDSFWTWRALMYRFLERLSPEDIEAIAAQAMVEMAEAGFATVCEFHYLHHPAGGGTYADPAEMSARVAAAAATVGLGLTHLPVIYEQGGVDGRALSGGQLRFSSSPETYAKVLGGAERALAAMPDAVLGVAPHSLRAVSRDRLAQVAGMRPGGPVHIHIAEQLAEVAEVQGAWGARPVDWAVANLPLDRRWCMIHATQMTPGETAALARTGAVAGLCPITEANLGDGIFDGPGWLAAAGSFGVGTDSNIRISLPEELRLLEYSQRLQHKGRAVIADAGRSTGRLLWDGAAAGGAQAAGRDSGAIAPGLWADLLALDTRDLRLDGFAGDSLLDAFLFAGCDGLVTDLWSAGRHIVADGRHPARDAVAARFRNTMRRLREAL; the protein is encoded by the coding sequence ATGATCCTGCACGCCAAGACCGCGCTTTTGCCTGATGGCTGGGCAAAGGATGTTCGCATCCGGATTGAGGGCGGGCGGATCGCCGCGGTTGAAACGGGTGTCGCTGTCCCGGATGGTGCCTATGGTTGCCTGCTTCCAGCGCCGGTCAACCTGCATTCGCACACCTTTCAGCGGGCGATGGCCGGGATGACCGAAGGCCGGACGGCGGGGCAGGACAGTTTCTGGACCTGGCGCGCGCTGATGTACCGCTTCCTTGAACGCCTCTCGCCCGAGGATATTGAAGCGATCGCCGCGCAGGCCATGGTGGAAATGGCCGAGGCGGGCTTTGCCACGGTCTGCGAGTTTCACTACCTGCACCACCCCGCCGGGGGCGGCACCTATGCCGATCCGGCCGAGATGTCGGCGCGGGTCGCGGCGGCAGCGGCCACGGTGGGGCTGGGCCTGACGCATCTGCCGGTGATCTATGAACAGGGCGGGGTTGATGGCCGGGCGCTGTCTGGGGGGCAGTTGCGCTTTAGCTCATCGCCGGAAACTTATGCGAAAGTGTTGGGCGGGGCGGAACGCGCCTTGGCCGCTATGCCTGATGCCGTGCTGGGCGTGGCCCCCCACAGCTTGCGCGCCGTCAGCCGTGACAGGCTGGCGCAGGTGGCCGGAATGCGGCCGGGCGGGCCGGTCCATATTCACATCGCCGAACAACTGGCCGAAGTCGCCGAAGTGCAGGGCGCATGGGGCGCGCGCCCGGTGGATTGGGCGGTGGCGAACCTGCCGCTTGACCGGCGCTGGTGCATGATCCACGCGACGCAGATGACACCGGGGGAAACGGCAGCGCTGGCGCGTACCGGGGCTGTTGCGGGCCTCTGCCCGATCACCGAGGCCAATCTGGGGGACGGGATTTTCGATGGCCCGGGCTGGCTGGCTGCGGCGGGCAGCTTTGGGGTGGGGACGGACAGCAATATCCGCATCTCATTGCCTGAGGAACTGCGCCTGCTGGAATATTCCCAGCGCCTGCAGCACAAGGGCCGAGCGGTGATTGCCGATGCCGGGCGATCTACCGGGCGGCTCCTGTGGGATGGCGCTGCTGCAGGTGGGGCGCAGGCGGCAGGGCGCGACAGCGGGGCCATCGCGCCGGGCCTGTGGGCGGACCTTCTGGCGCTGGATACGCGCGACCTGCGGCTGGACGGCTTTGCTGGCGACAGCCTGCTGGATGCCTTCCTGTTCGCTGGGTGCGATGGTCTGGTCACTGACCTGTGGTCGGCAGGCCGCCACATCGTCGCGGACGGGCGCCACCCTGCCCGCGATGCGGTGGCGGCGCGGTTCCGCAACACCATGCGCCGCCTGCGTGAGGCGCTGTAG